The following proteins are co-located in the Micromonospora coriariae genome:
- a CDS encoding NADH-ubiquinone oxidoreductase-F iron-sulfur binding region domain-containing protein, protein MMRTTVPPVACVGEPRLTAGFAEFGRLDLAAHDEVHGPIGPMEPAQLLRLAEGMQLKGKGGAGFPFARKLRAVLESCERQDLAAVVVVNATEGEPASWKDKVLLTRAPHLILDGAALAAYALDAEEIVIGVADDGVGQDSLMEALAERRMPVPTTIVTVPHRFISGEGGALVNGINGLPHIPPGTKKRSSDSGVGGLPTLLSNAETYAQLAVGARLGPYEYAALGTDDEPGTVLLTVTGAAGRPAVVECTAGMPLRDVLDLCEVPDVQGILMGGYHGKWISPEAAEKAEVSRKGLAAVGGTLGAGIIVPLGVDTCPLGEAAQVVRYLAGESAGQCGPCKMGLPDLARAVDLAVAGSQPADVVRAAAGEVKGRGACSHPDGTARFALSAIEVFADDLRLHSTGDGCGRRVKGVMGLPGAPDGNPQKLTLDWSRCDGHGLCAHVVPDFIRLDANGYPAFPPTPVPTWLREGALKAVKVCPELALRLAKAE, encoded by the coding sequence GTGATGCGTACGACAGTGCCTCCGGTGGCCTGCGTCGGCGAGCCCCGGCTCACCGCCGGGTTCGCCGAGTTCGGCCGGCTGGACCTCGCCGCGCACGACGAGGTGCACGGACCGATCGGCCCGATGGAACCGGCCCAGCTGCTCCGGCTCGCCGAGGGCATGCAGCTCAAGGGCAAGGGCGGGGCGGGTTTCCCGTTCGCCCGCAAGCTGCGCGCGGTGCTGGAGTCCTGCGAACGGCAGGACCTCGCCGCGGTGGTGGTCGTCAACGCCACCGAGGGCGAGCCCGCCAGCTGGAAGGACAAGGTGCTGCTGACCCGCGCCCCGCACCTGATCCTCGACGGCGCGGCGCTGGCCGCGTACGCACTGGACGCCGAGGAGATCGTGATCGGCGTGGCCGACGACGGGGTGGGCCAGGACTCGCTCATGGAGGCGCTGGCCGAGCGCCGGATGCCGGTGCCCACGACCATCGTCACCGTGCCGCACCGCTTCATCTCCGGCGAGGGCGGCGCGCTGGTCAACGGGATCAACGGGTTGCCGCACATCCCGCCCGGCACCAAGAAGCGCTCCAGCGACTCCGGGGTCGGCGGCCTGCCCACCCTGCTGTCCAACGCCGAGACGTACGCCCAGCTCGCCGTCGGTGCCCGACTGGGCCCGTACGAGTACGCGGCGCTCGGCACCGACGACGAGCCGGGCACCGTGCTGCTCACCGTGACCGGCGCGGCGGGCCGGCCGGCCGTGGTGGAGTGCACCGCCGGCATGCCGCTGCGCGACGTCCTCGACCTGTGCGAGGTCCCGGACGTCCAGGGCATCCTGATGGGTGGCTACCACGGCAAGTGGATCAGCCCGGAGGCGGCGGAGAAGGCCGAGGTCTCCCGCAAGGGCCTGGCCGCGGTCGGCGGCACCCTCGGCGCCGGCATCATCGTTCCGCTCGGCGTCGACACCTGCCCGCTCGGTGAGGCCGCCCAGGTGGTGCGTTACCTGGCCGGCGAGTCCGCCGGCCAGTGCGGGCCGTGCAAGATGGGACTGCCCGACCTGGCCCGCGCCGTTGACCTCGCGGTCGCCGGTAGCCAACCGGCGGACGTCGTGCGCGCCGCCGCCGGCGAGGTGAAGGGGCGCGGTGCGTGCAGCCACCCGGACGGCACCGCCCGGTTCGCTCTCTCCGCGATCGAGGTCTTCGCCGACGACCTGCGGTTGCACAGCACCGGCGACGGCTGCGGCCGGCGGGTCAAGGGCGTGATGGGGCTGCCGGGCGCTCCCGACGGGAACCCGCAGAAGCTCACCCTGGACTGGTCGCGCTGCGACGGGCACGGGCTCTGCGCGCACGTGGTGCCCGACTTCATCCGGCTCGACGCCAACGGATACCCCGCCTTCCCGCCCACCCCGGTGCCGACCTGGCTGCGGGAGGGCGCGCTGAAGGCGGTCAAGGTCTGCCCGGAGCTCGCCCTCCGACTCGCGAAGGCCGAGTAA
- a CDS encoding TlpA family protein disulfide reductase produces the protein MRSWHAGRRPPRLGTAAALVAALLGAVSCTGTAAPPPTVADAGPATAAATGSPTAAPPPARVPDALRFTGTTLTGAAFDAAQLAGRPVVLWFWAPWCATCASQAWTVAEIAPKYRDTVPIVGVAGLGEQRAMKDFVTEFELAGTPQIDDRAGALWRRFKVTEQSTFLIIDRDGKVVHQGFLDGEALTARVTALAGA, from the coding sequence ATGCGCAGCTGGCACGCAGGGAGGAGGCCGCCCCGGCTCGGCACCGCCGCCGCGCTGGTCGCGGCGCTGCTCGGCGCGGTCTCCTGCACAGGTACGGCCGCCCCGCCACCGACGGTCGCCGACGCCGGACCCGCCACGGCCGCCGCGACCGGCTCGCCGACCGCCGCCCCACCCCCCGCCCGAGTCCCGGACGCCCTGCGCTTCACCGGGACCACCCTCACCGGCGCCGCGTTCGACGCGGCGCAGCTGGCCGGTCGGCCGGTGGTGCTGTGGTTCTGGGCGCCGTGGTGCGCCACCTGCGCCAGCCAGGCCTGGACGGTGGCCGAGATCGCGCCGAAGTACCGGGACACCGTGCCGATCGTCGGCGTCGCCGGGCTCGGCGAACAGCGGGCGATGAAGGACTTCGTCACCGAGTTCGAGCTCGCCGGGACGCCGCAGATCGACGACCGCGCCGGCGCGCTCTGGCGCCGGTTCAAGGTGACCGAGCAGAGCACCTTCCTGATCATCGACCGGGACGGCAAGGTCGTACACCAGGGCTTCCTGGACGGTGAGGCGCTCACCGCCCGGGTCACCGCGCTGGCCGGGGCGTGA
- a CDS encoding cytochrome c biogenesis CcdA family protein: MTAPLLLALTAGMLGAVNPCGFALLPAYLSLLVAGAPDARGAVGRALTVAAGLTVGYVLVFGAFGLALAPLAGWLRPRLPWLTVALGLLLVAAGCWLLAGRRLPAPGWSARAPRLTRSWPSMALFGAAYALASLGCAIAPFLAIVVTSIQAGSTGRGLALFGAYALGMGLVVAVAALGVALLRDGLVARLRVAGALVPRLSGLVLLLAGGYVAWYGWYELRLAAGRRDALRDPVIRVAARVQHALADTLDTLGPTALLAALVLLAAVGVGLGVRKGPFLTPAVEEGSLPNGVAEPTTAPADTPTGAGVDPAPVERIG, encoded by the coding sequence GTGACCGCCCCGCTGCTGCTCGCGCTGACCGCCGGCATGCTCGGCGCGGTCAACCCGTGCGGCTTCGCGTTGCTGCCCGCGTACCTCTCGCTGCTGGTCGCCGGGGCACCGGACGCCCGCGGCGCGGTCGGTCGCGCGCTCACCGTGGCGGCCGGGCTGACAGTGGGGTACGTGCTGGTCTTCGGCGCCTTCGGCCTCGCGCTCGCGCCGTTGGCCGGCTGGCTGCGGCCCCGGTTGCCGTGGCTGACCGTGGCTCTCGGGCTGCTGCTGGTGGCGGCCGGGTGCTGGCTGCTCGCCGGCCGGCGGCTGCCCGCCCCCGGCTGGTCCGCCCGGGCGCCCCGGCTGACCCGTTCCTGGCCGTCGATGGCGCTGTTCGGCGCGGCGTACGCGCTGGCGTCGCTCGGCTGCGCCATCGCGCCGTTCCTGGCCATCGTGGTGACCAGCATCCAGGCCGGCTCGACCGGGCGCGGGCTGGCGCTGTTCGGCGCGTACGCCCTCGGGATGGGGCTGGTGGTCGCGGTCGCCGCGCTCGGCGTGGCGCTGCTGCGCGACGGGCTGGTGGCCCGGCTGCGCGTCGCCGGCGCGTTGGTGCCCCGGCTCAGCGGCCTGGTGCTGCTGCTCGCCGGCGGCTACGTCGCCTGGTACGGCTGGTACGAGCTGCGGCTGGCCGCAGGTCGCCGCGACGCCCTGCGCGATCCGGTGATCCGGGTGGCCGCCCGGGTGCAGCACGCCCTCGCCGACACCCTCGACACGCTCGGCCCGACGGCGCTGCTCGCCGCCCTCGTCCTGCTCGCGGCGGTGGGCGTGGGCTTGGGCGTTAGGAAGGGCCCCTTCCTAACGCCTGCGGTAGAGGAAGGGTCCCTTCCTAACGGGGTAGCCGAGCCCACGACGGCACCGGCGGATACGCCGACGGGGGCCGGGGTGGACCCGGCCCCCGTCGAACGGATCGGCTAG
- the serS gene encoding serine--tRNA ligase has translation MLDMELIRKDREAVATALAKRLDPAEVNRALDEIQRLDQERRALITEIDAERQRRKAEARAYAQAKRAGTEPQVTAPEAERKQLAELESQLDEVQARLRDAMSELPNLPSEDVLPGGKEANRVVKTFGEPPAIEKVRDHVELSRALGLVDYERGVKLGGSGFWMYTGVGARLEWALLNYFIDQHIRAGYEFLLPPHLLLDSAGFAAGQFPKFYDDVYHLDPESAPRGQFLLPTSETAILGAYQDEILDTTKLPLKAFAYTPCYRRESAGSHSDERGTVRGHQFNKVEIFQFTLPEQADAALEEMLAHAESLVEGLGLHYQRTLLSAGDASASMRKTLDIEVWMPSTGKYKEVSSVSWAGDYQARRAAIRYREPGGKQTRFVHTLNGSALATSRLFPAILEQYQQADGSVLIPEVLRDRMGTDRLTPPS, from the coding sequence ATGCTCGACATGGAGTTGATCCGGAAGGATCGCGAGGCGGTGGCGACCGCGCTGGCGAAGCGACTGGATCCCGCCGAGGTCAACCGGGCCCTGGACGAGATCCAGCGGCTCGACCAGGAACGACGCGCCCTCATCACCGAGATCGACGCGGAGCGGCAGCGCCGCAAGGCGGAGGCCCGGGCGTACGCGCAGGCCAAGCGGGCCGGCACCGAGCCGCAGGTCACCGCACCGGAGGCGGAGCGCAAGCAGCTCGCCGAGCTGGAGTCCCAGTTGGATGAGGTGCAGGCCCGGCTGCGGGACGCGATGAGCGAGCTGCCGAACCTGCCCAGCGAGGACGTCCTTCCCGGCGGCAAGGAGGCGAACCGGGTCGTCAAGACCTTCGGCGAGCCGCCGGCCATCGAGAAGGTCCGTGACCACGTGGAGCTGTCCCGGGCGCTGGGCCTGGTCGACTACGAGCGCGGCGTCAAGCTCGGCGGTTCCGGCTTCTGGATGTACACCGGGGTCGGCGCGCGGCTGGAGTGGGCGCTGCTGAACTACTTCATCGACCAGCACATCAGGGCCGGGTACGAGTTCCTGCTCCCGCCGCACCTGCTGCTCGACTCGGCCGGTTTCGCCGCCGGGCAGTTCCCCAAGTTCTACGACGACGTCTACCACCTGGATCCTGAGTCCGCCCCGCGCGGGCAGTTCCTGCTGCCCACCTCGGAGACGGCGATCCTCGGCGCGTACCAGGACGAGATCCTGGACACCACGAAGCTGCCGCTGAAGGCGTTCGCGTACACCCCGTGCTACCGGCGCGAGTCGGCCGGCTCGCACTCGGACGAGCGCGGCACGGTGCGCGGGCACCAGTTCAACAAGGTGGAGATCTTCCAGTTCACCCTGCCGGAGCAGGCCGACGCGGCGCTGGAGGAGATGCTCGCCCACGCGGAGAGCCTGGTGGAGGGGCTGGGCCTGCACTACCAGCGCACCCTGCTCTCCGCCGGTGACGCCAGCGCGTCGATGAGGAAGACCCTCGACATCGAAGTGTGGATGCCGAGCACCGGCAAGTACAAGGAGGTGTCGTCGGTCTCCTGGGCCGGCGACTACCAGGCCCGCCGGGCGGCCATCCGCTACCGCGAGCCGGGCGGCAAGCAGACCCGCTTCGTGCACACCCTCAACGGCTCGGCGCTGGCCACCAGCCGGCTCTTCCCGGCGATCCTGGAGCAGTACCAGCAGGCCGACGGCTCGGTGCTGATCCCCGAGGTCCTGCGCGACCGGATGGGCACCGACCGCCTGACCCCGCCGAGCTAG
- a CDS encoding DNA polymerase III subunit beta family protein: protein MPVVESDLHSIGELARASGLTVSALRFYDSAGVLEPALVDPVTGYRWYTDEQIAPARLVAGLRRVGMPVPEIAAAVRAEPAAVHRLLDTHLRRLADGLADARREVARLRALVDPAPPATTTLLLSPAELAAAVDAVRFAVGSDAELPVLTGVLVDVELDGVRLVATDRHRLALSRAGATVDGPPVRVLVPVDLIDRFRALLDPADARPVRLTVAGAELRVAVADRTLTGTALPYDFPDYRRLLREAVGERPDAYRIPVDVPALRAALTDPAAPTVDREYDGTRLTVTVLGLDDQGGLRLVPTAGSDPIDGLRVGVNGAYLLDALDAAGGSQLVLELDGPIAPLAVRRPDDADTFSVLMPIRL, encoded by the coding sequence ATGCCCGTCGTGGAGAGCGACCTGCACAGCATCGGCGAGCTGGCCCGGGCCAGCGGCCTGACCGTCAGCGCGCTGCGCTTCTACGACTCGGCGGGGGTGCTCGAGCCGGCCCTGGTCGACCCGGTGACCGGCTACCGCTGGTACACCGACGAGCAGATCGCGCCGGCCCGACTGGTGGCCGGGCTGCGCCGGGTCGGCATGCCCGTGCCGGAGATCGCCGCGGCGGTGCGTGCCGAGCCGGCCGCGGTGCACCGGCTGCTCGACACGCACCTGCGCCGACTGGCGGACGGGCTCGCCGACGCCCGCCGGGAGGTCGCCCGTCTCCGTGCCCTGGTCGACCCGGCGCCGCCGGCGACCACCACGCTGCTGCTCTCCCCCGCCGAACTGGCCGCCGCCGTCGACGCGGTGCGCTTCGCCGTCGGCAGCGACGCGGAACTGCCGGTGCTCACGGGCGTGCTGGTCGACGTGGAGCTGGACGGCGTCCGGCTCGTCGCCACCGACCGGCACCGGCTCGCGCTGTCCCGGGCCGGGGCGACGGTCGACGGACCGCCGGTGCGGGTGCTCGTCCCGGTGGACCTGATCGACCGGTTCCGGGCGCTGCTCGACCCCGCCGATGCCCGGCCGGTGCGGCTGACGGTGGCCGGTGCGGAGCTGCGGGTCGCGGTGGCCGACCGGACGCTGACCGGCACCGCCCTGCCCTACGACTTCCCGGACTACCGGCGACTGCTGCGTGAGGCTGTCGGTGAGCGACCGGACGCGTACCGGATCCCGGTGGACGTACCGGCGCTGCGGGCCGCGCTGACCGACCCGGCCGCCCCGACGGTGGACCGCGAATACGACGGAACGCGGCTGACGGTCACCGTGCTCGGCCTCGACGACCAGGGCGGCCTGCGCCTGGTGCCCACCGCCGGGTCCGACCCGATCGACGGGCTGCGGGTCGGGGTGAACGGCGCGTACCTGCTGGACGCGTTGGACGCCGCCGGTGGGTCGCAGCTGGTACTGGAGCTGGACGGGCCGATCGCCCCGCTGGCCGTACGCCGCCCGGACGACGCGGACACGTTCTCCGTGCTGATGCCGATCCGGCTCTGA
- a CDS encoding saccharopine dehydrogenase family protein produces the protein MAGKRTYDVVLFGATGFTGGLTAEYLARHAPSGLRWALAGRNQGRLAAVRDRLAAIDPTLAGLPLLTADVTDADSLRAVAESARVVASTVGPYIHHGEPLVAACARAGTDYLDITGEPEFVDLMYVRHHPEATRTGARLVHACGFDSIPHDLGVWFTVKQLPADAPIAVDGYVRAGGKFSAGTYQSALTAFSRTKQASQAARERRAVEPRPTDRRVRAAPGRLGRSAELGIWTVPLPTIDPQVVRRSAAARPEYGPNFRYRHFAAVKRLPTVLAAGAGLGALVGLLKLPPTRRWLLGRLASGHGPTPQQRAASWFRVRFVGTGGGRRVVTEVAGGDPGYDETAKMLAESALCLALDELAPAAGQLTPVAAMGDALLDRLVRAGLTFRVLKQEAVRQVPEAADRTAAPDAGAAA, from the coding sequence ATGGCTGGGAAGCGGACGTACGACGTGGTGCTGTTCGGAGCCACCGGGTTCACCGGGGGACTGACCGCCGAATACCTGGCCCGGCACGCGCCGTCCGGGCTGCGCTGGGCGCTGGCGGGTCGCAACCAGGGCCGCCTCGCCGCCGTACGGGACCGGCTCGCCGCGATCGACCCCACCCTGGCCGGGCTGCCGTTGCTCACCGCCGACGTGACAGATGCCGACTCGCTGCGCGCGGTGGCGGAGAGCGCCCGGGTGGTGGCCAGCACCGTCGGCCCGTACATCCACCACGGGGAGCCGCTGGTGGCGGCCTGCGCCCGGGCCGGCACCGACTACCTGGACATCACAGGCGAACCGGAGTTCGTCGATCTGATGTACGTCCGTCACCACCCCGAGGCGACCCGCACCGGCGCGCGGCTGGTGCACGCCTGCGGGTTCGACTCCATCCCGCACGACCTGGGCGTCTGGTTCACCGTCAAGCAGCTGCCCGCCGACGCGCCGATCGCCGTGGACGGGTACGTCCGCGCTGGCGGCAAGTTCTCCGCCGGCACGTACCAGTCCGCGCTCACCGCGTTCTCCCGCACCAAGCAGGCCAGCCAGGCCGCCCGGGAACGCCGGGCCGTCGAGCCGCGCCCCACCGACCGCCGGGTCCGGGCGGCGCCGGGTCGGCTGGGCCGCTCGGCGGAGCTGGGCATCTGGACCGTACCGCTGCCCACCATCGACCCGCAGGTGGTACGCCGCTCGGCGGCGGCCCGACCGGAGTACGGCCCGAACTTCCGGTACCGGCACTTCGCCGCGGTGAAGCGGCTGCCGACCGTGCTGGCCGCGGGCGCCGGGCTCGGCGCGCTGGTCGGGCTGCTGAAGCTGCCGCCCACCCGGCGCTGGCTGCTCGGCCGGCTCGCGTCCGGGCACGGGCCCACCCCGCAGCAGCGGGCGGCGTCCTGGTTCCGGGTCCGGTTCGTCGGCACCGGCGGCGGGCGCCGGGTGGTCACCGAGGTCGCCGGCGGCGACCCGGGCTACGACGAGACGGCGAAGATGCTCGCCGAGTCGGCGCTCTGCCTGGCGCTCGACGAACTGGCGCCGGCCGCCGGCCAGCTCACCCCCGTCGCCGCGATGGGTGACGCGCTGCTCGACCGGCTGGTCCGGGCAGGGCTCACGTTCCGGGTCCTCAAGCAGGAGGCCGTGCGGCAGGTGCCCGAGGCCGCCGACCGGACGGCCGCGCCGGACGCGGGGGCGGCGGCTTGA
- a CDS encoding LuxR C-terminal-related transcriptional regulator, giving the protein MPEEQDRARVSTAPGHPGDPPLLASRLTPAVPPEPVVARPRLLRRLDEGSAGPVTLVAAPAGWGKTTLLASWVRLAGGTEAGPGPAWVSVETGDDGDRLWAYLAAALRAATGPTGDDPAAPVPDRPPRPDQLELLAAALAARDRPVLLILDDLHRVADPAALTGLEFLLRHAEQRLHVVVGARAGLPLALHRLRLAGELTEIGPDELAFTDDEVADLLTAHGAPLPAAALRRLRARTGGWPAALRIAALALRGQPDPERWVRQFGGDQPEIAGYLQEEVLAAIDPADRDLLRRTALAETVCADLAEALTGRTDAGRALADLAGAGGLLHREESRPPWYRCDPLLADLLRAELARLPADELRELHARAADWYAGDGRPIDGLRHALAAGRWDRAGDLFVAHWPELTRYDADPLTGPAPASPPPEVVRADPEVALACAAERAYAGDLPAATGHLRAAAGYADGLPVPRRDRFLRLATALELTLARLAGDPPEVRAAAARLLRTRPAGVAPTGVPGATRTGGSAAAPNHALAPGTGSAAEDADVRAFTGTALGLVELAAGALPDARFVRARAAAREAGRPRTELVDASRSALLLAVRGDLRAAEQAARDALGMAPSRGWSCRLDCAYAHLALAVVALHRDQPEEAAANLALAAPATGPASSVGADSGDDWSAEPPAEPVAAAVAALCRAYLHRDAGDPAAGQRLLVRARESLTERPAAAGLANLLRAAEADLRAERGDLDTARDLLAGVADDVADPALAVTLARVELRSGDVGAAGRALPDWQAPPAESWPLPVRLDAGLLGAVLAERGGDGRRAGRILEQVLDLAGPQGCRRVFTRAEPPVRDLLAAHLDAGTAHFSLVSDLVRGAEQTTARQPAEPAGTLDEPLTERELTILRYLQSILSNVEIASELSLSVNTVKTHVRNIYRKLDATRRREAVRRARELRLI; this is encoded by the coding sequence GTGCCGGAGGAGCAGGATCGCGCACGGGTCAGCACGGCACCGGGGCACCCGGGGGACCCGCCGCTGCTGGCATCCCGGCTGACCCCGGCCGTGCCACCCGAACCGGTGGTGGCCCGGCCTCGCCTGCTGCGCCGGCTCGACGAGGGCAGCGCGGGACCGGTCACCCTGGTCGCCGCCCCCGCGGGCTGGGGCAAGACCACCCTGCTCGCCTCCTGGGTGCGCCTGGCCGGCGGCACCGAGGCCGGCCCGGGGCCGGCGTGGGTGTCGGTGGAGACCGGCGACGACGGCGACCGGCTCTGGGCGTACCTGGCAGCGGCATTGCGTGCGGCGACCGGGCCGACGGGCGATGACCCGGCGGCGCCGGTGCCCGACCGACCGCCGCGCCCCGACCAGTTGGAGCTGCTGGCCGCCGCCCTCGCCGCCCGGGACCGGCCGGTGCTGTTGATCCTGGACGACCTGCACCGGGTCGCCGATCCGGCGGCGCTGACCGGGCTGGAGTTCCTGCTCCGGCACGCCGAACAGCGACTGCATGTGGTGGTCGGCGCCCGGGCCGGGTTGCCGCTGGCCCTGCACCGGCTCCGTCTCGCCGGCGAGCTGACCGAGATCGGTCCGGACGAGCTGGCCTTCACCGACGACGAGGTGGCCGACCTGCTCACCGCGCACGGGGCGCCGCTGCCGGCCGCCGCCCTGCGCCGACTGCGCGCGCGCACCGGGGGATGGCCGGCCGCGCTGCGGATCGCCGCGCTGGCGTTGCGGGGGCAACCAGATCCGGAACGCTGGGTGCGACAGTTCGGCGGCGACCAACCGGAGATCGCCGGCTACCTGCAGGAGGAGGTCCTCGCCGCGATCGACCCGGCCGACCGGGACCTGCTGCGCCGTACCGCCCTCGCCGAGACGGTCTGCGCGGACCTGGCCGAGGCGCTGACCGGTCGCACCGATGCCGGGAGGGCGCTGGCCGACCTGGCCGGCGCCGGCGGTCTGCTGCACCGGGAGGAGAGCCGCCCGCCGTGGTACCGCTGCGACCCCCTGCTTGCCGACCTGCTCCGGGCCGAGCTGGCCCGGTTGCCCGCCGACGAACTGCGTGAGCTGCACGCGCGGGCGGCCGACTGGTACGCCGGGGACGGACGCCCGATCGACGGGTTGCGGCACGCGCTGGCCGCCGGCCGGTGGGACCGGGCCGGCGACCTGTTCGTCGCGCACTGGCCGGAGTTGACCAGGTACGACGCCGACCCGCTGACCGGCCCGGCCCCCGCGTCCCCGCCACCGGAGGTGGTCCGCGCCGACCCGGAGGTGGCGCTGGCCTGCGCCGCCGAGCGGGCGTACGCGGGTGATCTGCCGGCCGCCACCGGCCACCTGCGCGCCGCCGCCGGGTACGCCGACGGCCTGCCGGTGCCGCGCCGGGACCGGTTCCTGCGGCTGGCCACCGCGCTGGAGCTGACCCTGGCGCGGCTCGCCGGCGATCCGCCCGAGGTCCGGGCCGCCGCCGCCCGGCTGCTGCGGACCCGCCCGGCCGGCGTCGCGCCGACCGGAGTGCCGGGTGCCACGCGGACCGGCGGGTCGGCTGCCGCGCCGAACCATGCGCTGGCCCCGGGTACGGGTAGCGCCGCCGAGGACGCGGACGTGCGGGCGTTCACCGGCACCGCCCTGGGGCTCGTCGAGCTGGCCGCCGGCGCGCTGCCCGACGCCCGGTTCGTCCGGGCCCGGGCGGCGGCCCGCGAGGCCGGCCGGCCGCGTACCGAGCTGGTCGACGCCAGCCGCTCCGCGCTGCTGCTCGCGGTGCGTGGCGACCTGCGCGCGGCCGAACAGGCGGCCCGGGACGCGCTGGGCATGGCCCCGAGCCGGGGTTGGTCCTGCCGGCTCGACTGCGCCTACGCCCACCTCGCGCTGGCGGTGGTGGCGTTGCACCGCGACCAGCCCGAGGAGGCAGCGGCCAACCTCGCGCTCGCCGCCCCGGCGACCGGCCCGGCCAGCTCCGTCGGGGCGGACTCCGGGGACGACTGGTCGGCGGAGCCGCCCGCCGAGCCGGTGGCCGCGGCGGTGGCCGCCCTCTGCCGGGCGTACCTGCACCGCGACGCCGGTGACCCGGCCGCCGGCCAGCGGCTGCTGGTGCGGGCCCGGGAGTCGTTGACCGAACGGCCGGCCGCCGCCGGGCTGGCGAACCTGCTGCGGGCCGCCGAGGCGGACCTGCGGGCCGAGCGGGGCGACCTGGACACCGCCCGTGACCTGCTGGCCGGTGTCGCCGACGACGTGGCCGACCCCGCTCTCGCGGTGACTCTGGCGCGGGTGGAGCTGCGCTCCGGCGACGTCGGCGCGGCCGGGCGGGCCCTGCCGGACTGGCAGGCGCCGCCGGCCGAGTCCTGGCCCCTGCCGGTACGCCTGGACGCCGGACTGCTGGGCGCGGTGCTGGCCGAGCGGGGCGGAGACGGGCGCCGGGCCGGACGGATCCTGGAGCAGGTGCTCGACCTGGCCGGTCCGCAGGGCTGCCGTCGGGTCTTCACCCGGGCCGAACCGCCGGTACGGGACCTGCTGGCGGCGCACCTGGACGCGGGGACCGCACACTTCTCGCTGGTCAGCGACCTGGTCCGGGGCGCCGAGCAGACCACGGCCCGGCAACCGGCCGAGCCGGCGGGCACGCTCGACGAGCCGCTCACCGAGCGGGAGCTGACCATCCTGCGGTACCTGCAGAGCATCCTGTCCAACGTGGAGATCGCCAGCGAGTTGTCGCTCTCGGTCAACACGGTGAAGACCCACGTCCGCAACATCTATCGCAAGCTCGACGCGACCCGCCGGCGTGAGGCGGTCCGGCGGGCGCGCGAGCTGCGGCTGATCTGA
- a CDS encoding DsbA family protein, whose translation MSTPLQVTARLRDPVTADDHVRGPADAPVTIVEYGDFQCQFCGAAYPNLHELLRQRADTVRMVYRYFPIANVHPYAERAAETAEAAAARGRFWEMHDWLYEHQDQLDPVHLSLGVEQLGLPPDELNAEVEGRVYADRVRRDFVGGIRSGVNGTPTLFVNGVRHEGGYDLPDLLTAVDAAANA comes from the coding sequence ATGAGCACCCCGCTCCAGGTCACCGCCCGCCTTCGGGACCCGGTGACCGCCGACGACCATGTCCGCGGGCCGGCCGACGCGCCGGTCACGATCGTCGAGTACGGTGACTTCCAGTGCCAGTTCTGCGGCGCCGCGTACCCCAACCTGCACGAGTTGCTGCGGCAGCGGGCCGACACGGTACGGATGGTCTACCGCTACTTCCCGATCGCCAACGTCCACCCGTACGCCGAACGTGCCGCGGAGACGGCCGAGGCCGCTGCGGCCCGCGGCCGTTTCTGGGAGATGCACGACTGGCTCTACGAGCATCAGGACCAGCTGGACCCGGTGCACCTCTCGCTCGGCGTCGAGCAGCTCGGGCTGCCGCCGGACGAGCTGAACGCGGAGGTCGAGGGCCGGGTGTACGCGGACCGGGTGCGCCGGGACTTCGTCGGCGGGATCCGCAGCGGGGTGAACGGCACCCCGACCCTCTTCGTCAACGGGGTCCGGCACGAGGGCGGGTACGACCTGCCCGACCTGCTGACCGCCGTGGACGCCGCGGCCAACGCCTGA
- a CDS encoding redoxin domain-containing protein, with protein MSDPNGLIQPGRPAPGFTLTSTPDGRQTGPEQFRGRPVVLAFYPADWSPVCGDQMSLYQAAAPVFDQYDAALLGISVDSIWSHRAFAQSRGIEFPLLADFEPKGEVARRYGAYTPHGEAARALVVLDQTGTVAWSHLSPPEVNPGADGIFDALDRLAADRGVMAR; from the coding sequence ATGAGTGATCCGAACGGGCTGATCCAACCGGGGCGACCCGCGCCCGGCTTCACCCTGACGAGCACCCCGGACGGGCGCCAGACCGGGCCGGAGCAGTTCCGCGGCCGGCCGGTCGTGCTCGCCTTCTACCCGGCCGACTGGAGCCCCGTCTGCGGTGACCAGATGTCGCTCTACCAGGCGGCGGCACCGGTCTTCGACCAGTACGACGCGGCGCTGCTCGGCATCTCGGTGGACAGCATCTGGTCGCACCGAGCGTTCGCGCAGAGCCGGGGCATCGAGTTTCCGCTGCTGGCCGACTTCGAGCCCAAGGGCGAGGTGGCCCGCCGGTACGGTGCGTACACCCCGCATGGCGAGGCGGCCCGGGCGCTGGTGGTGCTGGACCAGACCGGGACGGTGGCCTGGAGCCATCTCTCCCCACCCGAGGTCAACCCGGGCGCGGACGGCATCTTCGACGCACTGGACCGGCTCGCCGCCGACCGGGGGGTGATGGCCCGATGA